The Novosphingobium aromaticivorans DSM 12444 genome segment AGGATCTACTCCTCGCCCATCTCGCCGAACTCACCGCGCTTGCTCCGGTCATCGGCGAGGAAGAGGAACTGGCCGGCCAGCGCGCCGACATGCAGAAGGGCGAACGCCTCTCGGGCGATCTCGCCGAACTCCAGCGCCTGTGGGAAGGGTCCGACTCCGCGCTGGCCATCCTGCGCAGCGCCGCGCGCCGGCTCGATCGCATCGCATCGGAACACCCGATGCTGGCAGAAGCCCTCGAAGCGCTCGACCGCGCGGTGATCGAGGCGGGCGAGGCCGAGGACAAGCTCGCCAGCGCGGCCGAGGCACTGGCCCACGATCCGGCGCTGCTCGACCGTATCGAAACCCGCCTGTTCGACCTGCGCGCCGTCGCCCGCAAACACGCCTGCGCGGTTGATGATCTGCCCCACCGGATGCACGAGATGCGCCTGGCGCTCGATGCCATCGAAGGCGGCGAGGCGCAGATCGCGGACCTCGAACGCGCCGCCCGCGAAGCCGCGCTCGATTACCAGGCCAAGGCCGAGACGCTCTCGGTCCAGCGTGCCGAAGCCGCGCGCCGCCTCGACAAGGCCGTGGCCGCCGAACTGGCCCCGCTCAGGCTCGACGCGGCGAGGTTCCACACCGCCGTCCTGCGTCTGCCGGAAGACCGCTGGGGCGCGGGCGGCATGGACGCGGTCGAATTCCTGATATCGACCAACCCCGGCGCCGATTTCGCGCCGCTCGGCAAGATCGCGTCGGGCGGCGAGCTTTCGCGCTTCATCCTCGCGCTCAAGGTCGCGCTGGCCGAAGAAGGCGGGGCCGCGACGATCATCTTCGACGAGATCGACCGGGGCGTCGGGGGCGCGGTCGCCAGCGCCATCGGCGAACGCCTTGCGCGGCTCGCCTCCGGTGGCCAGCTTCTCGCCGTCACCCACAGTCCCCAGGTCGCCGCGCGCGGTGACCGGCACTACATGATCGCCAAGTCCTCCGAAGGCACCGTGACCCGCACGTCGGTCAGCCTGCTCGATGCGGCGGCGCGCAAGGAAGAAATCGCCCGCATGCTCTCCGGTGCCGAAGTTACCGCCGAAGCCCGCGCCCAGGCAGACCGCCTGCTCGAACAGGCCTGACCGGCAATCACAGTAATGTCCGAAGACCACCCCCTCGACCGACCTGTCTGGAATTCTCTGGGCGGCCCGCAATCCGAACTCGATGTCGCCAGCGGAAACCTCAGGCGCCTCGATCCCGCCTATGGCCCTTTCGCGGCCGCTGCGCCCGGGGCCGAAGCCGGGCTTGCCTCGCTCCTGCAAGGCGATGCCGACGAAATCTGGCTGGTCGAACCCGAACCTGTCGCCCCGCCGCCCGGAACGCGTGTGATCCGCGTCGCGCCGCTTCTGCAGATGATCGCCGACGGGCCAGTTCCGTCATTCGATGATCCCGGCATCGTCGCCCTGGGCGAGACCGACGTGCCCGAGATGACCGCGCTCGCCCTCGCGACCGAACCCGGCCCCTGGGCCAGCGGGACATGGCGCTACGGCCAGTTCTACGGGGTACGCATCGACGGTCGCCTGGCCGCGATGGCCGGGGAACGGATGCGTCCCGCGCCGAACCTTGCCGAAGTCAGCGGAGTCTGCACCTGGCCCGAGTACCGGGGCAGGGGCCTTGCCGCTCGCCTGATCCGCAAGGTCATCGCCGGCATGGCTGCTCGCGGCGAGGTGCCCTACCTGCACAGTTACGCCAGCAACGCCTCGGCAATCCGCCTCTACGAATCCCTCGGCTTCCGCGCCCGCCGCGCGATGACGGCCACGCTTCTCGGGAAATCGACATGACCACATCGGCCCTCACCGAAGCCGAAGCCGCCAACGAGCTGATGCGCCTGGCAAGGCAGATCGCGAAGCACAACCGCCTCTATCATGCAGAGGATTCGCCCGAGATCACCGATGCGGAATACGATGCGCTTGTTCGCCGCAATGCTGAACTCGAAGCTGCCTTTCCGCACCTGATCCGGCCCGACAGCCCGAGCGCGCAGATCGGGCACGAGATTGCCGCTTCGCCCCTGGGCAAGGTGCAGCACGAGGTTCGCATGATGAGCCTCGACAATGCCTTCACCGACGAGGAGGTCGAGGAATTCGTCGCGCGCGTCCGCCGTTTCCTGGCGCTGCCCGAAGATGCCGAAGTGGTGATGACCGCCGAAGACAAGATCGACGGCTTGTCCTGCTCGCTGCGCTACGAGAACGGCAGGCTGGTCCGCGCCGCGACGCGCGGCGATGGACAGGTGGGCGAGGACGTGACCGCCAACGTCGCCCACATCCCGGACATCCCGCAGGAGTTGAAAGCCGCCGGGCTGTTCGACATCCCCGCCGTCTTCGAGATTCGCGGCGAGGTCTACATGGCGAAGGACGATTTCCTCGCCCTCAATGCCCGCCAGGCCGAAGCGGGCGAAAAGATCTTCGCCAACCCGCGCAACGGCGCTGCGGGTTCGCTCCGCCAGAAGGACGCCAGCGTCACCGCAAGCCGTCCTTTGCGCTTCCTCGCCCATGGCTGGGGCGCGGCGAGCGAAGTCCCCGCTGCCACCCAGTTCGAGATGATGCGCAAGATTGCGGACTGGGGCGTACCTGTCTCGCCGCTGCTCGTGCGCTGTTCGTCCGCCGCCGAAATGGTCGCGCACTATCGCGACATTGGCGAGAAGCGCGCTTCGCTGCCCTATGACATCGACGGCGTGGTCTACAAGGTCGACCGGCTCGACTGGCAGGACCGGCTCGGCTTCGTCGCGAAGGCCCCGCGCTGGGGCATTGCCCACAAGTTCCCGGCGGAACGTGCCGAAACCACGCTCGATGCCATCGACATCCAGGTCGGCCGCACCGGAAAGCTGACGCCGGTCGGCCGCCTCAAGCCGGTACTGGTCGGCGGGGTTACCGTCACCAACGTCACCTTGCACAATCGCGATGAAATCGGCCGTCTGGGCCTTCGCGTGGGCGACCGCATCGTCCTCCAGCGGGCAGGCGACGTGATCCCGCAGGTTGTCGAGAACCTCACCCGCGAAGAACCCCGCGACCCTTACCACTTTCCCGACCATTGCCCCGAATGCGGGTCCGAAGCCGTTGCCGAGGAAGGCGAGGTCGACGTGCGCTGCACCGGCGGCCTGATCTGCCCGGCCCAGCGCGTCGAACGCCTCAAGCACTTCGTCAGCCGCGCCGCGCTCGACATCGAAGGGCTGGGCGAAAAGACAATCATCGAATTCTTCCAGCTGGGCTGGCTCGAAAGCCCCGCCGATATCTTCCGCCTCAGGAAGCGCCGCAGCGAGATCGTCGGCCGTGAAGGCTGGAAGGACAAGTCGGTCGACAACCTTCTCGCCGCGATCGAGGCCAAGCGCCAGCCCGATGCCGCCCGCCTGCTGTTCGGCCTTGGCATCCGGCATGTCGGTGCGGTCACCGCCCGGGACCTTATGAAACGCTTCGTCACGCTTCCCGCTCTGCGCGAAGCCGCCCGGCAAGCATCGTCGGCGGCACGGGAAGGGGAACCGGCGAACGCCGATGGAGCGTACGATCCGGCAACAGTTACGCCCGATTCCGACACTGCCGGCGCGGAGGCGGGCCGATCCGATGCCTTGGCCGACCTTCTGTCCATCGATGGCGTCGGCCCGGTCGTGGTCGAGGCGCTAGGCGATTTCTTCCACGAACCCCACAACATCGCCGTCTGGGAAGATCTGCTTTCCGAAGTCTCGCCGCCGCCCTATGTCGTCGAAACGAAGGACAGTGCCGTGGCCGGAAAGACCATCGTGTTCACCGGCAAGCTCGAAACCATGAGCCGTGACGAAGCCAAGGCACAGGCCGAGGCCTTGGGCGCGCGGACGGCGGGCTCGGTTTCGGCCAAGACCGATCTGGTCGTGGCGGGGCCGGGCGCAGGTTCCAAGCTGAAGCAGGCGGCGGCGCTGGGCATCGATGTGATCGACGAGGCGGCATGGGCCGAAATCGTCAGGCAGGCGGGGTAAGCGCAGTGGCATTCCATACCTGGTGGCTGTTCGTCGTCACCGTGTTCTTCATCTCGGGATCGCCCGGCCCCAACATGCTGCACGTGATGACGCGCAGCGTGCAGTTCGGGCTGGGGCGCACGCTCTATGCGATGGCGGGGTGCTTCCTCGCCGTGCTCAGCCTGCTCACCGCGTCCGCGCTTGGCCTGTCGGCGCTGCTGATGGCGCTGCCGGGGGCCTTCATGGTCTTGCGCATTGTCGGCGCTGCCTATCTGCTCTGGCTCGGCTACAAGGCATGGACCAGCTCGGTCGCGGCGGTGGAGGCGGGTGCCGAGCGCAACGGCCAGGTGCTGACCAACCTGCAGATCTTCCACACCGCTTTCGGCGTCGGCATTTCCAATCCGAAGGCGCTGCTGTTCGCTGCTGCCTTCCTGCCGCAGTTCATCGATCCCGGCCGCCCCGAACTGCCCCAGTTCGCGATCATGGTGCTCACTTTCGGCGTCACCGAAATCTCGTGGTTCTTCATCTATGCGCTGGGCGGGCTGTCGATCGCGCGGGCGCTCACCCGGCCCGGCCTGCAGCGGCTGTTCAACCGCGTGACCGGGGGCGTCTTTGCCGCTTTCGGGCTCGGCATGCTCGTCGCACAGCGCTGAACCGGCCATGCTCGAAATTCTTGCCGCCATCGCCGCACAGTCCGGATCCGCGCTCAAGGCACGGCGCCAGACCATCGCCGTGGTCGATGGCTCGACCGGTGGCCTGATCTCGGCCAGCCTGCTCGCCATGCCCGGTGCTTCGGCGTTCTATCTGGGCGGCGGGGTAGTCTACACGCTCAAGGGGCGGCGCATGGTGCTGGGCCACGAACCCGGCTCGCTGCGCGGCTTCACTTCGGCGACCGAGCCTTACGCGCTGGCGCAGGCGCGCCTGATCCGCCAGCGCTATGGCGCGGACTGGGGCATTGCCGAAACCGGCGCTTCGGGGGGCAGCGCCCACCCGCTCGGTGTCGCCTCGGGCACCAGCGCGATAGGCGTCGCAGGGCCTGAAGGGATCGAGGCGACGGTGCAGGTTGTCACACAGAGCGATGACCGCCTTGCCAACATGCTGCAATTCACCAGGGCCGCGCTGGAACTCCTGCGCGATACGCTGGCCACTCACTCCACCACGTAGTTCGGCTTCCGCTTCTCCAGGAACGCCTGCATTCCCTCGCGGAAGTTGGGGCTGGCCGAAGTCATCAACTGGTTGCGGTTCTCGATGGCCATCGCGGCCTCGAGGCTGGGCGCGTCGATGGCGAGGTTGAGGCCCTCCTTCGTCATTCTCAGCCCCATGGGCGATGCCGCCAGCAGGTCGTCGACATAACCTTGCGCGGTCGCGTCGAGGTCCGCATCCGGCACCACTTCCGATACCAGCCCGGTGGCCAGCGCGCGCGGGGCATGGATGAATCGCCCGGTCAGCATGAGTTCGCTCGCAACCGACGTGCCGACCAGGCGCGGCAGGAAATAGCTGCACCCCATGTCGCACGCTGAAAGGCCAAGCTTGATGAAGGCGGCGTTCATCTTCGCGCTTTCGCCCGCGATGCGGATGTCCGATGCCAGGACGAAGCTGAAGCCCCCGCCGCAGGCAGCCCCGTGGACCAGGCTGACGATGGGCTGCGGGCAGCGCCGCATCTTGATGTAGACGTCCGCGAGGTAGCCCTGGAAGCTGAAGCCTCCCGCGAACGGGATGGCGTCGCGATTCTCGGCACGCTCCTTGATGTCGAGCCCCGCGCAGAACGCCTTGCCCGCGCCGCGCAGCACCACCACGCGCGTGTCGCGATCATGGAAAAGGCCGCCGAAGTAGTCGTTGAGTTCGCGGACCATCTGCAGCGAGATGGCGTTCAGCACTTCGGGACGGTTTAGCGTCACCCAATCCGCGCCGTCCCGCTTCTCCACGGTGAAGGTCTCGTATCCCATCCTGCATCTCCCGGTTTAATCGAATGATTAAGCGGGGGCGGAGGCGGTTTCAAACCATTTTCCTACAGGGGTGCGAATGTGCAAGCTGACCCGATGGAGAACGTCCGGAAATCAGCCATGTGTCGCATCGCAAAGGCGTGGGTCGCGGGCCTCGCGAAAGTTCTCCTGGACTGTGTAAACCCCGTAAACCTGTTCAGGCCGATCGGGCGCAACCTGAACGGTTCACCACCGCTTGGACCACTCCGGCAAGGCCCCGACTCGGCTCGACCGCACGCCGCCAGCGCTCCGGCGGCGCAGCCACAGGATCGACCAGTCGCCGCGAACCATCCGTGCCGCCAGCCTGAGGCCGGCCTTGCGGTAGGCGGCGCGCACGGCCGCCTCCTGCGTCTCGAGGAGCCCGGCCAGCAGGATGCTTCCACCCGGCACCACCGCGCGGGCGAACTCGGGGGCCAGTTCGACGAGCGGCCCCGCCAGGATGTTGGCGATGAGCAGGTCGTATGGTCCGGCCGCCTGCAACAGCGGATGCTCCATGCCGGCCGCGATGACCATGGCCATGCGCCCCGGTCCGTCGCCCAGTGCAATGCCGTTGTTGGCCGCGTTCTCCGCCACCACCGGCCCGCAGACCGCGTCGATGTCGCTGGCGATGGCGCGGGCGGAGGGCCACAGGTGCAGGCCGGCGAAGGCGAGCAGGCCTGTGCCGGTGCCGATGTCCGCAAGGTTGCGCACCAGGATGCCCTGCCGCTTCATGTGGGTCAGCATCGCCAGGCACCCCGCGGTCGTCGCGTGCTGGCCGGTGCCGAACGCCTGGCTTGCGGGGATCACGAAGTCGCGCACGCCGGCTTGCGCCAGTGGCGGGTACTCGGGTGTGTGGACGTGGAAGGCGCCCTCGCGGATCGGCTCGACGCCTTGCTGGCTGAGCGTGACCCAGTCGGCGTCCGGCAGCTTCTCGACGTTCAGTTTGGGCGGTGCGCCCTCGAACAGGTCCGCGATCGCGTTCCGGTCGGCCTTGGTCGGCTTGCGGTCGAGCCACGCCTCGAGCTGCCAGTCCTCCGGCTTGTCCTCCGCGATCTCGCTGCCGGCGATGACGATGTCGTGGTCCCAGTCCCACGCGTCCTCATGCGCGACGAGCGCCGCCTGGACCTCGTCGCGCGGCGCGAACACGGTAACTTTCCAGCTCATTGTGCCAGTGCCTTTTCAAGACGGTCGCGCGCTCCGGCGGCCAGTGCCTTGCAGGCGCCGGGCTCGTCGAGGCGGCGCTCTGCGCTCATCCGCTCGAACATCGCGCTGGCCGAGGGGTGCGGGGTCAGCAGGATGCCGCACTCCAGCGCCTCGACCTGGGCGAAGGTGTTCCGGAACATTGCCACCCGTTCGGGGTGGTCGGCGAAGCGGTATGTGCCGAGGGGAAGGGCGGTCACGCTGTCGACGTAGGTGACGGTCCGGCAGTCGGCGCCATCGCAGGACTTCCAGTGCCAGCTCGTCGAACCTTCGGTATGGCCGGGCGTGGCAAAGGCGGTCAGCGCCAGCGGGCCGGCGCGCACCACGTCGCCGGTGTCGATCAGGCGGTCCACCCGCGCCGGGCGCGAGCCGTGGATTTCCTGCGCCTGCGGATCGGCGGGGCTGACCTTGCCGCTGCGGATGACCTTGGCAGCCGCGCGCGTCGCGGCCACCCGGGCGCCGGTCGCGCGGGCCAGCGCCGCAAGGCCGCCGACATGGTCGAAATGTTCGTGGCTCGACACGATCCAGCGCACGTCCTTGGGCTCGAAGCCCGCCGCGCGGATGTTGTCGAGGATCGAGGGCACCGCCTCCTCGGTCGCCGCATCCACGAGGATGTGTCCGGCGGGCCCGGTGACGAGGAGAACCGTTACGTTGCAGGTGCCCACGTACCAGACGTTGCCGAAGATGCGCGCGGGCGGCGCCGGATCTGAGAAGCTTTCCTTGCCTTCGCAGCGGCGCACAAGGTCGCGGGCGGCCTGGGGATCGGCCGGTGTGGCGGGCGCCGCGAGCGTGGCGGCACCGGCGGCGAGGGAGGCAAGGACGATGCTCATGCCGGACCGTCTAGGCACGCCTTTGCCGCGGCGCAACCGACTGTCCTTTTTTACATCCCGCATACGCTTGCGCGCCGGGTCTTTTCGACTAATAGGACTCGCACTCCGGTCGCGGGGAAGCCGCGATCCATGCTGACACCAAGGGGGTTTGTTCATGGCGCAGGCGCGCAAAGCACGGCCGATTTCGCCGCATCTCCAGATCTGGCGCTGGGGCCCGGCCATGCTGGTCTCGATCCTGCACCGCATCACCGGCAATGGCCTCGCCTTCGCGGGCCTTGGGCTTCTGCTGTGGTGGGTCGGTGCGCTGGCAAGCGGTCCGGAAAGCTACCAGACCTTCCTCGACTGGGTCTGGGTCGGCAGTGCCGGCGGCATCCAGGCCGTTACCGCGATCCTCGGCAAGATCGTCCTCGTCGGCCTTAGCTGGGCCTTCTTCCAGCACGCCGCCTCGGGCATCCGCCACCTGATCCTCGACATCGGCGCCGGCTACGAACTGGATGCCAATGCGCGCTGGTCGAGCCTGACGATCGTCATCTCGGTCCTTCTCACCATCGCATTCTGGGCTTTCGTGCTGCTGCGCTGAGCGCCGGCACGAACCGCAAGCAAGGAAGGCTTACACCCATGGGTAACGGCACCTCCATCGGTCGCGTTCGCGGGCTGGGTTCCAGCCACGAGGGCACGCATCACTGGCTCACCGCGCGCCTCACGGCCGTCGGCAATCTTGTTCTGATCACGTTCCTGGTCGTCAGCCTCGCGCTGCTGCCGGACTACAGCTATGCCACGGTGCGTGGCTGGGTCGCGCGGCCGGTGCCGTCGATCGCGCTGATCCTGATCATGATCAACACCTTCACGCACGCTCGCATGGGCGTGCAGGTCATGCTCGAGGACTACGTCCACGAAGAGGGTGGCAAGATCGCGGCCTGGCTGCTGGTCAACATCGTGCCCTTCGTGGCAGCCGCCTTCGGCATCCTTTCGGTTCTGCGCATTGCGCTCGGGGGCGCATAAGACATGACTTCGACTCAGCCTGCCTACAAGATCATCGACCACACCTACGACACCGTCGTCGTGGGCGCGGGCGGTTCGGGCCTGCGCGCGACCATGGGTTCGGCCCAGGCCGGCCTGCGCACCGCCTGCATCACCAAGGTCTTCCCGACCCGTTCGCACACCGTGGCGGCACAGGGTGGCATCGCCGCCAGCCTCGGCAACAATTCGCCGGACCACTGGACCTGGCACATGTACGACACCGTCAAGGGGTCTGACTGGCTGGGCGACCAGGATGCCATCGAATACATGGTGCGCGAGGCTCCGGCCGCGGTCTACGAACTGGAACACGCGGGTGTCCCGTTCAGCCGCAACCCCGAAGGCACGATCTACCAGCGTCCGTTCGGCGGTCACATGCAGAACATGGGTGAAGGCCCGCCGGTTCAGCGCACCTGCGCCGCCGCCGACCGTACCGGCCACGCCATGCTTCACGCGCTGTACCAGCAGAGCCTGAAGTACGACGCCGACTTCTTCATCGAATACTTCGCGATCGACCTGATCATGGAGAACGGTGAATGCCGCGGCGTGATCGCGCTGTGCATGGACGACGGCTCGATCCACCGCTTCCGCAGCCATGCGGTCGTGCTGGCGACCGGCGGCTATGGCCGTTCGTACTTCACCGCGACGTCGGCCCATACCTGCACCGGCGACGGCGGCGGCATGGTGCTGCGCGCGGGCCTGCCGCTGCAGGACATGGAATTCGTGCAGTTCCACCCGACCGGCATCTACGGCGCGGGCGTGCTCATCACCGAAGGCGCGCGTGGTGAGGGCGGCTACCTGACGAACTCCGAGGGCGAGCGTTTCATGGAGCGCTATGCCCCGTCGGCCAAGGACCTTGCGTCGCGCGACGTCGTGTCGCGTTCGATGGCGATGGAAATCCGCGAGGGTCGCGGCGTCGGTCCGCACAAGGACCACATCTACCTGCACCTCGACCACATCGACCAGAAGGTGCTGGCAGAGCGTCTGCCCGGCATCACCGAAAGCGGCAAGATCTTCGCGGGTGTCGATCTTACCCGCCAGCCGCTGCCGGTCGTGCCGACCGTGCACTACAACATGGGCGGCATCCCGACGAACTATCACGGCGAAGTCGTCACCATCGGCGCCGACGGCAACCCCGAGACGATCGTCCCGGGTCTGTTCGCGGTAGGCGAAGCGGCCTGCGTTTCGGTCCACGGCGCGAACCGCCTTGGCTCGAACTCGCTGATCGACCTTGTCGTGTTCGGCCGTGCCACGGGCCTGCGCCTCAAGGAACTGATCAAGCCGGGCACCGCGCACAACTCGCTGCCCAAGGACAGCGCCGACCTCGCGCTGACCCGCCTCGATCACTTCCGCCATGCCAAGGGCGGTTCGCCCACCGCCGAAGTGCGCATCGAAATGCAGCGCACGATGTCGGCCCACGCGGCGGTGTTCCGCACCGACGAACTGATGGCGGAAGGCAAGGTCAAGCTGGCCGATACCTACAAGCGCATGGAAGACATCCACGTGTCCGACCGTTCGCTGATCTGGAACTCGGACCTTGTCGAAACGCTCGAACTGGACAACCTGATCAGCCAGGCGACCGTGACGATGCATTCCGCGCATAACCGCAAGGAAAGCCGCGGTGCCCACGCGCACGAGGATTTCCCCGATCGCAACGACGCCGAGTGGATGAAGCACACCGCCACCTGGTTCAACGGATGGGGCGGCAAGGGTGGCGAAGTCCGCATCGACTATCGCCCGGTCCACGAATACACGCTGACCGACGACGTCGAGTACATCAAGCCGAAGAAGCGCGTGTACTGATCCGGCCTGAACGCCGATCCATCGCGGTCGGTCGTTTGTCGAACACCGAATGAGCTTGCGCCGGGGTAGGAATACCCCGGCGCAATGCATTTGGGCCGCTGCCAGCCTGTGCGTGGCCCGTTCGGGGAGCCTGATTGATGATCGACACGAAACGCACCGCACGCTTCGCCCTGTTTGCCTCGGCGGCGCTTGCCTTGGCCGCAGCGGCTTCCGCCGCGCAGGGAACCGCCGATACGCCGCCGCCTGCGCCGCCTGCGCCTCCCGCCCCGCCTTCACCTCCGGCACCGCCCGCACCGCCGGCGATCCCAGAGATGGGCAGCCAGGTGGTCATCGTGGAACGGCAAGGCGACAAGGATGGCGCGGAACATGTCCGGACGGTTACGCGCGATGGCAAGACCTTCGTGTTCAAGACCGACAGGCCGCTGACCGACGCCGAGGTCGAGGCGCGGATCGCGCAGGTGGAGGCCGGCATCCCGCCTGTTCCTCCGGTGCCGCCGATGGCTGGCAAGGACGGCCATCGTGTCCAGCAGCGGGTGATCGTGATCGACGGCAACACGCAAGGCGTGACTGACATCGTTTCCGAGACCGGCGATCACTGCAAGGGCAAGGCGATCGCGTCCGACGTCGATGCTTCCGAAGAGAAGGACGGCAAGGTCACGCGGGTGCGCATCCGCACTTGCGGCACGCCGGGCGAGATCGAGAAGCACGCGATGGCCGAGGCGCTGGAAGGCGTCCGCGAGGCGCGTGAGCGGATTGCGCGCGACAAGTCGCTTTCAGATTCGATCCGCAAGCAGGTTCTGGACGAACTTGATGCCGAGATTGCGAAGTTGAAGGCCAAGGGCTGACGGGCGGAGGCAAGCCTTCCGCTGGGTCTTGGCCGGGGTTCCGGTACCGCAGAGGGCTGGGGCGGGAACCAGGAAGTCAGCCTCACCCCGGATCAAGTCCGGGGCGACGGTTTGGGGCGGGGCGAGCGCGGGAAGCGGGAAGCTGGAAGCCTCACCCTGGATCAGGTCCGGGGAGATGTTCGAGGGGGAGCCTGGGGACGGTCAGCTGGTGCGGGTTGTCGCGGACGGAGGCGTTGCCTCATTTCTTCGGTACGGTCTGGACTACCGGCTTGCTTTCGAACTTCGTCGGGGCGTCCTTGGCCGGCTTTTCCTCCTTTTCGGAGGACTTGCCGTCCTTGCCGTTCTTTTCGGCGGCCTTGGCGGCATCGCGGGCTGCCCACAGTGCGGCGGCGTCCCTGGGGGTGGCGGCGCGGGCGGGGTACTTGCAGCCGCGCTGTTCGCCGATGCCCTTGAGGTAGGCGCGGCGGACCGAACCGGCGTAGATCGCCTCGTTCCATTTGCGCTGCTGGGCAGCGGCGCCGCTGATCTCGCGGATCACGCCGCCGAAGGGGATGAGCGAGCCGACCAGCGACTTGGCGATGTTGCCCATGCTGACTGTCGATCGCTCGTCGTCGCGCGCGACGTCGATGTCGTCGCCGAGGACCGCGTCGAGGTTGCCGATGGCGGCCTCGATCGCGGGGCAGCGTTTCATGCCGGTGAGGTCGTAAGGCTTCTGGCGGGCAGAAGCGAGGACCTCGGGGATCTCGTCCTTCTTGATATTGAGGTCGCTGAGCGGCTTGGTGACCACATCACCGGCCGTTACCTCTTCCTGCGATACCGCGGTCTGTGCGGCGGCGGGAAGGGCAACGACTGGCGTGCAAGGCAGTATTATCGTTGTTGCGAACCGAAGAGCCTTGGACAGCATCAGTAAATCCCCTGTCTTCCGGTTACGCTGGAAGGCTCGATCGGGTTCCTTGAAGTCGCATTAAAGATCAGTGAACGTATCGCACTGATCCTCGTCGCCTGTTTCGAGGCCCTTGCGCAGCCACTGCATTCGCTGGGCGGAACTGCCATGGGTGAAGGCTTCCTCTACCGGGCGGCGGCCTGCCGCCTTCATCAGTGTGTCGTCACCGATCTGGTGCGCGGCGCGCATGCCTTCCTCGATATCGCCCGCCTCGATCCTGTCGCGGTTGCGGCCTGCCCAGACGCCCGCGTAGCAATCTGCCTGGAGTTCGAGCCGGACGGAGAGCTGGTTGGCCTGGCTGGGGCTGCGCTGCTGGAGCTGGCGGACCTTGTCCGAGGTGCCGAGCAGGTTCTGGATGTGGTGGCCATATTCGTGCGCCAT includes the following:
- the recN gene encoding DNA repair protein RecN; translation: MLTSLSIRNVVLIEALDLSFGGGLGVLTGETGAGKSILLDALGLVLGDRADSGLVRAGEDQASVTATFEFDRLPDAIRQALAEAEIDVEPGEPLIVKRRLKADGGSRAFINDQPVGVALLRELARSLVELHGQHDDRGLVNARGHRALLDRYAGADVAGVEAAWGKWRKAEEALAAARAQVARAAEEQDLLLAHLAELTALAPVIGEEEELAGQRADMQKGERLSGDLAELQRLWEGSDSALAILRSAARRLDRIASEHPMLAEALEALDRAVIEAGEAEDKLASAAEALAHDPALLDRIETRLFDLRAVARKHACAVDDLPHRMHEMRLALDAIEGGEAQIADLERAAREAALDYQAKAETLSVQRAEAARRLDKAVAAELAPLRLDAARFHTAVLRLPEDRWGAGGMDAVEFLISTNPGADFAPLGKIASGGELSRFILALKVALAEEGGAATIIFDEIDRGVGGAVASAIGERLARLASGGQLLAVTHSPQVAARGDRHYMIAKSSEGTVTRTSVSLLDAAARKEEIARMLSGAEVTAEARAQADRLLEQA
- a CDS encoding GNAT family N-acetyltransferase, whose amino-acid sequence is MSEDHPLDRPVWNSLGGPQSELDVASGNLRRLDPAYGPFAAAAPGAEAGLASLLQGDADEIWLVEPEPVAPPPGTRVIRVAPLLQMIADGPVPSFDDPGIVALGETDVPEMTALALATEPGPWASGTWRYGQFYGVRIDGRLAAMAGERMRPAPNLAEVSGVCTWPEYRGRGLAARLIRKVIAGMAARGEVPYLHSYASNASAIRLYESLGFRARRAMTATLLGKST
- the ligA gene encoding NAD-dependent DNA ligase LigA yields the protein MTTSALTEAEAANELMRLARQIAKHNRLYHAEDSPEITDAEYDALVRRNAELEAAFPHLIRPDSPSAQIGHEIAASPLGKVQHEVRMMSLDNAFTDEEVEEFVARVRRFLALPEDAEVVMTAEDKIDGLSCSLRYENGRLVRAATRGDGQVGEDVTANVAHIPDIPQELKAAGLFDIPAVFEIRGEVYMAKDDFLALNARQAEAGEKIFANPRNGAAGSLRQKDASVTASRPLRFLAHGWGAASEVPAATQFEMMRKIADWGVPVSPLLVRCSSAAEMVAHYRDIGEKRASLPYDIDGVVYKVDRLDWQDRLGFVAKAPRWGIAHKFPAERAETTLDAIDIQVGRTGKLTPVGRLKPVLVGGVTVTNVTLHNRDEIGRLGLRVGDRIVLQRAGDVIPQVVENLTREEPRDPYHFPDHCPECGSEAVAEEGEVDVRCTGGLICPAQRVERLKHFVSRAALDIEGLGEKTIIEFFQLGWLESPADIFRLRKRRSEIVGREGWKDKSVDNLLAAIEAKRQPDAARLLFGLGIRHVGAVTARDLMKRFVTLPALREAARQASSAAREGEPANADGAYDPATVTPDSDTAGAEAGRSDALADLLSIDGVGPVVVEALGDFFHEPHNIAVWEDLLSEVSPPPYVVETKDSAVAGKTIVFTGKLETMSRDEAKAQAEALGARTAGSVSAKTDLVVAGPGAGSKLKQAAALGIDVIDEAAWAEIVRQAG
- a CDS encoding LysE family translocator gives rise to the protein MAFHTWWLFVVTVFFISGSPGPNMLHVMTRSVQFGLGRTLYAMAGCFLAVLSLLTASALGLSALLMALPGAFMVLRIVGAAYLLWLGYKAWTSSVAAVEAGAERNGQVLTNLQIFHTAFGVGISNPKALLFAAAFLPQFIDPGRPELPQFAIMVLTFGVTEISWFFIYALGGLSIARALTRPGLQRLFNRVTGGVFAAFGLGMLVAQR
- a CDS encoding CinA family protein; its protein translation is MLEILAAIAAQSGSALKARRQTIAVVDGSTGGLISASLLAMPGASAFYLGGGVVYTLKGRRMVLGHEPGSLRGFTSATEPYALAQARLIRQRYGADWGIAETGASGGSAHPLGVASGTSAIGVAGPEGIEATVQVVTQSDDRLANMLQFTRAALELLRDTLATHSTT
- a CDS encoding enoyl-CoA hydratase/isomerase family protein gives rise to the protein MGYETFTVEKRDGADWVTLNRPEVLNAISLQMVRELNDYFGGLFHDRDTRVVVLRGAGKAFCAGLDIKERAENRDAIPFAGGFSFQGYLADVYIKMRRCPQPIVSLVHGAACGGGFSFVLASDIRIAGESAKMNAAFIKLGLSACDMGCSYFLPRLVGTSVASELMLTGRFIHAPRALATGLVSEVVPDADLDATAQGYVDDLLAASPMGLRMTKEGLNLAIDAPSLEAAMAIENRNQLMTSASPNFREGMQAFLEKRKPNYVVE
- a CDS encoding 50S ribosomal protein L11 methyltransferase, producing the protein MSWKVTVFAPRDEVQAALVAHEDAWDWDHDIVIAGSEIAEDKPEDWQLEAWLDRKPTKADRNAIADLFEGAPPKLNVEKLPDADWVTLSQQGVEPIREGAFHVHTPEYPPLAQAGVRDFVIPASQAFGTGQHATTAGCLAMLTHMKRQGILVRNLADIGTGTGLLAFAGLHLWPSARAIASDIDAVCGPVVAENAANNGIALGDGPGRMAMVIAAGMEHPLLQAAGPYDLLIANILAGPLVELAPEFARAVVPGGSILLAGLLETQEAAVRAAYRKAGLRLAARMVRGDWSILWLRRRSAGGVRSSRVGALPEWSKRW